The proteins below are encoded in one region of Methylobacillus flagellatus KT:
- a CDS encoding putative bifunctional diguanylate cyclase/phosphodiesterase, producing the protein MMLGVAVGMLVSAVVNVAILYQAQLVTLQHVLPALLFAWLVNALGVLLLLPLLLNITWAEIRSFWQRRARFSLLALLAVTVEWAIFQLVPDYADQYMWFAFLVLPLVVLISMRMGITGVSMVVLALSIVALMSAQVDYQAGLDHAGYQPVWALWVLMATLSIVGMLIAALQSSREVTERALRHSETKFRAVIENAQDGIVSIDEDGRLVEFNHAAEVMFGYRREDVLGKMLVDILIPLSLRDAHRRGHERYLASGVSKMLDRRLELSALRADGTEFPVEVTITSLKEQGLPLLTGFFRDLTERRKVESEIRNLAFYDALTTLPNRRLLLDRLQQAIAASVRHGRHGAVLFIDLDNFKALNDSRGHDIGDLLLVEVARRLRQCVRNEDTVARLGGDEFVIVLEDLSLNLEQAIAQTRQVAQKVLEIINHPYQLGEIEHHNSSSIGIVLFNGNFVSMEELLKRSDTAMYEAKAAGRNTLRFFDPAMQAALERRVDMELQLRLAIVQKQLRLFCQVQVDAERKVFGAEILLRWQHPDHGLLAPKEFVGIAEDSGLIVSIGHWVLYNACLQLKDWEARPGFDSLQLAVNVSARQFRHADFVDEVRKILQSTGADPSLLKLELTESVVLDNIADAVAKMNALRELGVRFSMDDFGTGYSSLAYLKRLPLSQVKIDRSFVREIAEDASDAAMVQAILAMSNTLGLKVIAEGVETEVQFELLQSYGCRFFQGYLFAKPMLIQDFEQMVQDKDFFL; encoded by the coding sequence ATGATGTTGGGCGTCGCCGTGGGAATGCTGGTGTCCGCTGTGGTCAATGTGGCCATTTTGTACCAGGCACAGCTGGTGACACTGCAGCATGTATTGCCGGCCTTGCTGTTCGCCTGGCTCGTCAATGCGCTAGGCGTGCTCTTGTTGCTGCCATTGTTGCTGAATATCACCTGGGCCGAGATACGGAGTTTCTGGCAGCGGCGGGCGCGTTTCAGCCTGCTGGCCTTGCTTGCGGTGACGGTCGAATGGGCGATCTTCCAGCTTGTTCCGGACTATGCGGACCAATACATGTGGTTTGCCTTCCTGGTCTTGCCATTGGTGGTGCTGATTTCCATGCGCATGGGGATCACCGGCGTATCCATGGTGGTGCTTGCCTTGTCCATTGTGGCGCTCATGTCGGCCCAGGTCGATTACCAAGCCGGCCTGGATCACGCGGGGTATCAGCCGGTATGGGCGTTATGGGTGCTGATGGCGACACTCTCGATTGTCGGTATGCTGATTGCTGCCCTGCAGTCCTCGCGCGAGGTGACGGAAAGGGCATTGCGCCACAGCGAAACCAAGTTCAGGGCGGTGATCGAAAATGCCCAGGACGGTATCGTCAGCATAGATGAGGACGGCAGGCTGGTGGAATTCAATCATGCAGCGGAGGTCATGTTTGGCTATCGCCGCGAGGATGTGCTGGGAAAGATGCTGGTGGATATCCTGATTCCACTCTCGCTACGTGATGCCCACAGGCGGGGGCACGAGCGATATCTGGCTTCAGGGGTCAGTAAGATGCTCGACCGCAGGCTGGAGCTGAGCGCTTTGCGCGCCGACGGTACCGAGTTCCCGGTCGAAGTGACCATCACCTCGCTCAAGGAGCAGGGCCTGCCGCTGTTGACGGGCTTTTTCCGCGACCTGACAGAGCGCCGCAAGGTCGAGTCTGAAATCCGTAACCTGGCTTTCTATGATGCGTTGACTACCTTGCCGAACCGCCGCCTGCTGCTGGACAGGCTGCAGCAGGCGATTGCGGCAAGTGTCAGGCATGGCAGGCATGGTGCCGTATTGTTCATTGACTTGGATAACTTCAAGGCACTGAATGATTCACGCGGGCATGATATCGGTGACTTGCTGCTGGTGGAAGTGGCGCGCCGTCTGCGTCAGTGCGTGCGCAATGAAGATACGGTAGCCCGGCTCGGGGGCGATGAGTTCGTGATTGTGCTGGAGGATCTCAGCCTCAATCTGGAGCAGGCCATTGCGCAAACCCGGCAGGTTGCCCAGAAGGTCTTGGAGATCATCAACCATCCGTACCAGCTGGGCGAAATTGAGCATCATAATTCATCCAGTATCGGCATTGTCCTGTTTAATGGCAATTTCGTCAGCATGGAAGAGCTGCTCAAGCGTTCCGATACTGCCATGTACGAGGCAAAGGCGGCCGGGCGCAATACCTTGCGCTTTTTTGATCCTGCCATGCAGGCGGCCCTGGAAAGACGGGTCGATATGGAATTGCAGCTGCGCCTGGCGATCGTACAGAAGCAACTCAGGCTATTCTGCCAGGTACAGGTGGATGCCGAGCGCAAGGTCTTTGGGGCGGAAATCCTGTTGCGGTGGCAACATCCGGACCATGGACTGCTGGCTCCCAAGGAGTTTGTCGGTATTGCCGAGGACAGCGGGTTGATCGTGTCGATAGGCCATTGGGTGTTGTATAACGCCTGTCTGCAGCTCAAGGACTGGGAAGCTCGCCCGGGCTTCGACAGCTTGCAGCTGGCCGTGAATGTCAGCGCCCGCCAGTTCCGCCATGCTGATTTTGTCGACGAAGTCAGGAAGATCCTGCAGAGCACAGGCGCGGATCCCAGCCTGCTCAAGCTCGAGCTGACTGAAAGTGTGGTGCTGGACAATATTGCGGATGCGGTTGCCAAGATGAACGCCTTGCGTGAGCTCGGGGTGCGTTTCTCCATGGATGACTTCGGCACCGGGTATTCTTCCCTGGCCTATCTCAAGCGCTTGCCGCTCAGCCAGGTCAAGATTGATCGGTCGTTCGTGCGCGAGATCGCCGAGGATGCTAGCGATGCGGCTATGGTGCAGGCCATTCTGGCGATGAGCAACACACTGGGACTGAAGGTGATTGCCGAAGGTGTGGAGACCGAAGTGCAGTTTGAATTGCTGCAAAGCTATGGTTGCCGGTTTTTCCAGGGGTATCTGTTTGCCAAGCCCATGTTGATCCAGGATTTTGAGCAGATGGTGCAGGACAAGGACTTTTTTTTATGA
- a CDS encoding aminodeoxychorismate/anthranilate synthase component II — protein sequence MLLMLDNYDSFTYNLVQYLGELGQNVQVYRNDEIDLAGVAALNPRHIVISPGPCTPNEAGISVPLIHEFAGKIPILGVCLGHQSIGQAFGGKIVHAKQLMHGKTSEIHHADLGVFKGLPNPYTATRYHSLVIERESIPDCLEITAWTEDGEIMGVRHKTLPIEGVQFHPESILTQYGHELLNNFLKAY from the coding sequence ATGCTGTTGATGCTCGATAACTATGACTCGTTTACCTACAATCTCGTGCAATATCTGGGCGAGTTGGGGCAGAACGTCCAGGTCTACCGCAACGATGAGATCGACCTGGCAGGCGTAGCTGCCCTCAACCCTCGCCATATCGTGATTTCGCCCGGCCCCTGTACGCCCAATGAGGCCGGCATTTCCGTGCCGCTGATCCACGAATTCGCGGGCAAGATCCCCATCCTCGGGGTATGTCTCGGCCACCAGAGCATAGGCCAGGCCTTTGGCGGCAAGATCGTCCATGCCAAGCAGCTCATGCACGGCAAGACCTCCGAAATCCACCATGCCGACCTTGGCGTGTTCAAAGGCTTGCCCAATCCCTACACGGCAACGCGCTATCACTCGCTGGTGATTGAGCGCGAGTCGATTCCGGATTGTCTGGAAATTACTGCCTGGACAGAAGACGGCGAGATCATGGGTGTGCGCCACAAGACATTGCCGATCGAGGGCGTGCAATTCCACCCCGAGTCCATTCTCACCCAGTACGGCCACGAGCTGCTGAACAATTTCCTGAAAGCGTATTGA